One genomic segment of Chelonia mydas isolate rCheMyd1 chromosome 1, rCheMyd1.pri.v2, whole genome shotgun sequence includes these proteins:
- the COL8A1 gene encoding collagen alpha-1(VIII) chain, which translates to MAALLAPVQLLAVAVTVYLELVRAIQGGIYYGIKQLPPQIPQYQALGQQVPHMPLGKEGTPMQHMGKEVPHMQYGKEYPHLPQYMKEIPQLPMLGKEMVPKKDKEMPLASLRGEQGPPGEPGPRGPPGAPGLPGHGVPGAKGKPGPQGYPGIGKPGMPGMPGKPGAMGLPGSRGEMGPKGEIGPMGIPGPQGPPGPPGLPGIGKPGGQGLPGPPGVKGEPGMKGPPGLPGLQGPKGEKGIGIPGLPGLKGPPGLPGPPGPVGLPGIGKPGMIGFPGPQGPIGKPGLPGERGPQGLLGAPGIQGPPGLPGVGKPGQDGIPGQPGFPGGKGEQGLPGLPGPPGLPGIGKPGFPGPKGDRGIGGFPGALGPKGEKGHMGPPGMGGPPGEPGQPGLPGIMGPSGAVGFPGPKGEGGPVGPQGPIGPKGEPGLQGFPGKPGFPGEVGPPGLRGLPGPIGPKGEAGHKGLPGLPGVPGQLGPKGERGIPGDQGHQGPSGIPGIAGPSGPIGPPGLPGPKGEPGVPGPPGFPGVGKPGVSGLQGPPGKPGALGPPGQPGLQGPPGPPGPPGPPIIIPPTPPAIGQYLPELGPGIDGVKTPPGYMGKKGKNGGTVYEMPAFTAELTTPFPRVGVPVKFDKLLYNGRQNYNPQTGIFTCEIPGIYYFAYHIHCKGASVWVALYKNNEPLMYTYDEYKKGFLDQASGSTVIQLMPGDKVYIQMPSEQAAGLYAGQYVHSSFSGYLLYPM; encoded by the exons ATGGCTGCGCTGTTAGCCCCTGTgcagctgctggcagtggctgtaACAGTTTACCTAGAGCTAGTGAGAGCCATTCAAGGGGGCATCTATTATGGGATCAAGCAGCTGCCACCCCAAATCCCACAATATCAGGCCCTTGGACAACAAGTACCTCACATGCCGCTGGGCAAAGAAGGCACTCCCATGCAGCACATGGGCAAGGAGGTGCCACACATGCAATATGGAAAAGAATACCCCCACCTGCCTCAGTACATGAAAGAAATCCCACAGCTGCCTATGCTCGGCAAAGAGATGGTGCCAAAAAAAGATAAAG aaatgcCGTTAGCCAGTTTGAGAGGTGAGCaaggtcccccaggtgagcctGGACCAAGAGGGCCACCAGGTGCCCCAGGATTACCAGGTCATGGAGTGCCAGGAGCCAAAGGAAAACCAGGTCCACAAGGATATCCAGGAATAGGCAAACCAGGTATGCCTGGAATGCCTGGAAAACCAGGAGCAATGGGGCTCCCTGGCTCAAGAGGTGAGATGGGACCAAAGGGAGAGATTGGGCCTATGGGAATACCAGGGCCACAGGGACCACCAGGGCCTCCTGGACTGCCTGGAATAGGAAAACCAGGTGGTCAAGGATTACCAGGACCACCAGGAGTAAAGGGTGAACCAGGAATGAAAGGACCACCAGGACTCCCGGGGCTTCAAGGGCCTAAAGGAGAAAAAGGCATTGGGATTCCAGGTTTACCAGGGTTAAAAGGTCCACCTGGGTTACCTGGCCCTCCAGGTCCAGTTGGACTCCCAGGGATAGGCAAACCAGGAATGATTGGGTTTCCAGGACCACAGGGACCTATAGGTAAACCAGGACTTCCAGGTGAACGAGGGCCACAAGGTCTTCTTGGGGCACCTGGGATTCAAGGTCCACCTGGCCTTCCAGGTGTTGGAAAACCAGGCCAAGATGGAATCCCAGGCCAGCCTGGATTCCCAGGTGGAAAAGGGGAACAAGGCTTGCCAGGTTTACCAGGACCCCCAGGCCTACCAGGGATTGGGAAACCAGGATTTCCTGGGCCTAAAGGTGATCGTGGCATAGGTGGTTTCCCTGGAGCACTGGGGCCTAAAGGTGAGAAAGGGCACATGGGTCCCCCTGGCATGGGTGGGCCCCCCGGGGAGCCAGGTCAACCAGGATTACCAGGAATAATGGGGCCATCCGGTGCTGTTGGTTTCCCAGGACCAAAAGGAGAAGGTGGACCTGTAGGGCCTCAAGGTCCTATTGGTCCAAAAGGTGAACCTGGCCTACAAGGTTTCCCAGGAAAGCCAGGTTTTCCTGGGGAAGTAGGACCCCCGGGTCTTAGAGGACTACCTGGTCCAATAGGGCCAAAGGGAGAAGCTGGTCACAAAGGTTTGCCAGGCCTGCCTGGTGTTCCTGGGCAATTAGGACCTAAAGGGGAACGTGGAATCCCCGGTGATCAAGGCCATCAAGGTCCATCTGGAATCCCAGGTATCGCAGGACCCAGCGGCCCAATAGGACCACCTGGACTTCCAGGACCTAAAGGAGAACCAGGTGTACCTGGTCCACCAGGCTTTCCAGGAGTAGGGAAACCTGGTGTTTCAGGGCTGCAAGGACCACCAGGAAAACCTGGGGCACTTGGTCCACCTGGCCAGCCGGGTCTTCAGGGTCCTCCAGGGCCTCCAGGTCCACCTGGTCCTCCAATAATAATCCCACCCACCCCACCGGCCATTGGACAATATTTGCCAGAGCTGGGGCCTGGCATTGATGGAGTGAAGACCCCACCTGGCTATATGGGCAAGAAAGGCAAGAATGGTGGCACTGTCTACGAAATGCCTGCATTCACGGCAGAACTCACCACACCCTTCCCACGGGTCGGGGTGCCTGTGAAATTTGACAAGCTTCTCTACAATGGCAGGCAGAACTATAACCCACAGACTGGTATCTTCACCTGCGAGATCCCTGGGATTTACTACTTTGCCTACCACATTCACTGTAAAGGGGCCAGCGTCTGGGTAGCTTTGTACAAGAACAATGAGCCACTGATGTACACATACGATGAATATAAAAAAGGCTTCCTGGATCAAGCTTCTGGAAGCACCGTCATTCAGCTGATGCCTGGAGACAAAGTTTATATTCAGATGCCATCTGAACAAGCAGCAGGGCTCTATGCGGGGCAGTACGTTCACTCGTCTTTCTCAGGATATTTACTGTATCCGatgtaa